The sequence CTGCCAAGGTCGGTCGAAACACGAACGACTTCGTGTTCTACGACGGCCCTCCCTTCGCAAACGGTTTGCCCCACTACGGCCATCTCGTGACCGGGTTCGTGAAGGACATCGTGCCGCGCTACCAGACCATGCGCGGACATAGGGTTGAGCGCCGTTTCGGCTGGGACTGCCACGGCCTGCCGGCGGAGCTGCAATCGGAGAAGGAGCTTGGTATTTCCGGCCGCCCGGCGATCCTCCAATACGGAATCGCGCGTTTCAACGACCATTGCCGGAAATCGGTGCTTCAGTTCACTGAGGAGTGGCAGAGGTATGTCACGCGGCAAGCGCGCTGGGTCGATTTCGAGCATGACTACAAGACGCTCGATCTCACCTACATGGAAAGCGTCATGTGGGCGATCAAGACGCTTTGGGAGAAGGGCCTGATCTACGAGGGCCACCGCGTCGTCGCCTATTCCTGGGCGATCCAGTCCCCGCTCTCGAATTTCGAGACGCGCATGGACAATTCCTATCGCGAGCGGCAAGACCCGGCGGTCACCGTCGCCTTTACCCTCGATCCCCTGCCGGGCGAGGACAAGACGACGAAGGTGCTGGCCTGGACGACGACGCCCTGGACGCTTCCCTCCAATCTGGCGCTTGCGGTTGGTGCCGATATCGATTACGCGGTTTTCGAAGAGGGCGACGTTCGTTATTTGATCGGTGCTGCGGCCGTCGAGAAGTACGAGAAGCAGCTCGCGAATGCGGTGCGCGTGGGCACGATCAAGGGTCGCGAACTCGTGGGGCGAACCTACCGCCCGCTCTTTCCGTTCTTCGCGTCGACTCCCAACGCGTTCCGCGTTTTTGCGGGCGATTTCGTGAGCGTGGAGGATGGGACCGGGGTCGTGCACATGGCGCCCGGCTTCGGCGAGGACGATTTGGCGCTATGCCAGGCGAATGGCATCCCGGTGGTGGTACCGGTCGATGCGACCGGAAAATTTACGAGCGAAGTTCCGCCCTACCAGGGCCAGCTCGTTTTCGACGCCAACAAGCAGATCATCCAGGACTTGAAGAAGATGGGTGTTCTGGTCCGCCACGACACAATCGTGCACAACTATCCCCACTGCTATCGCACGGACACCCCGCTCATCTACCGGGCGATCAATGCGTGGTTTCTCAAGGTGACCGAGTTCCGCGATCGGATGGTGGAGCTCAACAAGGGAATCAGTTGGATTCCGAGTCACATCCGCGACGGGTTGTTCGGCAACTGGCTCGAGAATGCGCGCGACTGGAACATCAGCCGCAATCGCTTCTGGGGCGCCCCGATCCCGGTTTGGAAGAGCGACGATCCTCGATATCCGCGCATGGACGTCTACGGCTCGCTCGACGAGATCGAACGGGATTTCGGCGTCCGCCCTACCGATCTCCACCGCCCGGGGATCGATGCGCTGGTGCGCCCCAACCCGGACGACCCGACCGGCAAGAGCATGATGCGCAGGGTCGAAGACGTTCTCGATTGCTGGTTCGAGTCGGGCTCGATGCCATTCGCCCAGGTCCACTATCCCTTCGAGAACAAGGAATGGTTCGAGAGCCATTTCCCCGGCGATTTCATCGTCGAATATGTCGGGCAGACGAGGGGTTGGTTCTACACCCTCATGGTGCTTTCGACGGCCCTCTTCGACCGCGCGCCATTCCGCACTTGCGTGTGCCATGGCGTCGTGCTCGACGAAAATCGCCAGAAGCTCTCGAAGCGGCTGCGGAATTACCCGGACCCGATCGACGTCTTCAATACCCACGGCGCTGACGCGCTTCGCTGGTACATGGTGTCCTCGCCACTCCTCGCAGGCGGGGACCTCGCGATGCCGAAGGATGGCCGCGCCATCGGCGAGGTGCAGCGCCAGGTCCTCAAACCGATCTGGAACGCATATTATTTCTTCTCGCTCTATGCGAATGCCGACGGCATCAAGGCGGAGGCGAGGACCGACGCGCAAGGTGTCCTCGATCGCTACATCCTCGCGAAGACGAGAGTCCTCGTCGAAGATATGCAGCGCCGAATGGACACTTACGACATTCCCGGCGCTTGCGAGCTCGTCACCCGCTTCATCGACGCGCTCAATAACTGGTATATCCGCCGAAGCCGGGAGCGTTTTTGGCGTGGCGAGAAGGATCGCGACAAGATCGAGGCCTACAATACGCTCTACGCCGTCCTGACGGCACTCGTGCGGGCGCTGGCGCCGCTCGTCCCCTATTTGAGCGAAGCGATTTATCGCGGCCTCACCGGCGAGACCAGCGTGCATTTGGCCGATTGGCCCGACGTCAGCCGTTTTCCGGCGGAGCGCGAGCTGGTCGAGACGATGGACACTGTGCGCGAAATCTGCTCGGCCGCCCTCTCGATCCGCGAGGCCAACAATCTCCGGGTCCGACTGCCGCTTTCGGAGCTGGTCGTGGCAATGCCAAAGGTCGATCGGCTCACGCCTTACCGCTACCTGATCGAGGACGAGGTCAACGTCAAGAAGGCTGAATTCTCCGCCGATCTTTCGAAGTTCGGCACGCTCGAGCTCCACGTCAATCCGAGGATTGGGGCGCGCATCGGCAAGGCAATGAAGGATGTGCTGGCGGCGGCGAAATCGGGTGCCTGGGCGCAGAATCCGGATGGCACCGTCACCGTGGCGGATCGGGTTTTGTCGGGGGATGACTTTGCACTTCGCCTGCGCGTTCCCGAGGGGCTCGCGGCACAGTCGTTGCGCGGGGAGGGTGCGGTGATCCTCAACGTCACCGTAACCCAGCCGCTCAAGGATGAAGGGTTGGCCCGCGATCTCGTCCGGCTCATTCAGATGACGCGCAAGGAAGCCGGCCTTCACATCTCCGACCGGATCGAGCTCGGCATAGCGCTGCCGCCGGAGTTCGCGGCCGCCATCGAACATCACCGCAAATTCATTTGCGAGGAAACCCTGGCACTCGCGCTAAAACCCGCGATCGATGGGGAAGGTGATTTCCGTTTGGAGCATGAGCTCGACGGGAAGGCGGTCACGATCGGATTGCGCCGGGTTGCGGCCTGATCGGAATTGAAGTTCCTGATCGCGGATGCCACCGAAATGCCAGGAACTTCAAATCCACTACACTAGGCGTTATCGGCGGCCGCGCGCACGAGCTTCAGGAGCAGCTCCCGCATGGGCGTGTTGCCGATTCGGGCATAGGCGCGCGCGAGCTCGAGGGTTTCACGCTTGAACCAGACGCGCTCTTCCACCGGATTTTTTCGCGCTTTTCGCCGCTCGGTACCCAACCCTTCGAAAAAATAGCCCGGCGGAACGGCCAGCACCTGCGCAAACTGAAATAGCCGGCTCGCGCCAATTCGGTTCGATCCGCGTTCGTATTTCTGCACCTGCTGGAAGGTGATATTCACGGAATTTGCAAGCTCGGTCTGGCTCATACCAAGCATCGTGCGTCGCACTCGAAGCCGCCGGCCCACGTGCCTGTCGACGCTTGTGGCCTTTTTGCGTTCCTTGAGGTCGATGCCGCGAGGCATGGGCCTTCTCCCCAGGTTCTTTGGCCGGCCGCGTGCATTGCGCCTGCGCGTAAGAATGCCGACAGGTCTTATATTAGTGCTTTTTTGTTTTTATCGCTATTGTAGCGAGAGTGAAGGATGCGAGCGACGGGAGGTCGGTTTTGATCGATGGTGGAACGCAGGTCTCGGGTCGGTGGCAACCGAGATGTGGGATCCGCCGCGCCGATGAAGAGGGCGTGCTCCATCATGCATCTTTACTTCTTGGCTCACTCGGTTCATCAAGGTGAGGATACGGGCGAAAGCATGCGTACCGTGGTCTCCGTGACAATTCAGGGAGTGCACTGATATGGCGAAAACCGCTTCGAGGAAAAAGAAGCCGGCCAGGGGCAAGGCTTCAAAGACCACCAAGGCGAAGAAGCCAGCTCGCAAGATGACCGCACGTAAATCGACCGCCAGGAAATCGATGGCCCGCAAGCCGGCGGCAAAGAAGGCGAAGAAGACAGGCGTTAGGGCCAAATCGGCGAAGCGCAAGAGCGCCCCAAAGAAAGTCGTGGCAAAGAAGGCGGCCCCCAAGAAGACGGCCGCCAAGAAGGTCAGTCCGGTTGTAAAGCCCGCAGCACCGGCGAGGGCGGCAGTGACCGCACCGGCACCCGCGGCTCCACCTCGCCCGGCGCCAAGCACCTCGTTCGGGTCGAGCCCAGCGCCGCGTCCGGCACCGGCGTCACCCGCGCCAGCGGCCCATCAACCGGCAAGCCCACCCCACAGCACGCCAGCATCCGGCCCGGGATCGACAAGCGGTGGCTCGTCACCGGGGGCAGGGTCGGCGTCGAGCACGGGGCCTGCTCCATGGCCAGGCTTCACGCGCAGCTAGTGCGGCGAATTTCGGATACAAAGCCGCTCGAGCAATACGTTGAATTTAATGTGGTCTTCGGATTTGAAGTTCCTAGACGGATACTAGGAACTTCAAATCCACCGCACTAGTGCGAGTGTCGCGGCACCCCTTTGGTTTCGGCGATGCGTTGGTATTCGACTGCGAAGTCCAGGCACATTCCGGTCTGAAGCTGGCCGACCGACTTGCGGAAAAACTCTTGCCAGGGCGTTTGGTTGTCGAGGACCGGCGGCTTGAACGCCTTTCTCCGGCGCGCCAATTCGTCATCGGAGATCAGCATATCGGCACGCCGCTTTTTGAGGTCGATGCGTACTTTGTCGCCGGTCTGAAGCAGCGCCAACCCGCCGCCTATGGCCGCCTCGGGGGAGGCATTGAGGATCGAGGGACTGTGAGATGTGCCGCTTTGGCGTCCGTCGCCGACGCACGGAAGCATGGTCACGCCCTCTTTGACGAGACGATCCGGCGGTAGCATGTTGACGACCTCGGCCGCACCGGGATAGCCGATGGGTCCGCAATAGCGCACGAAAAGGATCGCGTTCTCGTCGATCGGCAAGGCAGGATCGTTCACGCGGGCGTGATAGTCCTCCGGCCCGTCGAAGACGATTGCGACACCTTCGAAAGCGCCTTCGTCTCCCCGGCGCTCGAGGAAGCGCTTGCGGAATGCGGGTGCGATCACGCTTGTCTTCATGATCGCCGACTCGAAAAGATTGCCTTTGAGGACGACGAAACCGGCTTTGTCCTTGAGCGGCTCACGGTAGGGTCGGATCACGTCCCGGTCGCCGGCCGCGGCGTTCTTGACGTTTTCGCCCATTCCCTTCCCGGTGACTGTCAATGCGTCGGCGTGAAGCTTGCCCGCTTCCAGGAGTTCGCGCATTACCGCGGGCACGCCGCCGGCGCGGTGAAACCCCTCCCCGAGGTGCTTTCCCGCCGGCATCATATTGACGAGGAGCGGGATGTCGTAGCCGATCCGGTCCCAGTCCTCGACCTTGAGATCGACGCCCATGTGGCGCGCGACCGCATTGATGTGGGGAGGGCAATTAGTCGAGGCGCCAAGGGCGGAGGCGGCAACGATGGCGTTCTCGAATGCCTTCCGCGTCAATATCTTCGACGGCCGCAGATCCTCATGCACCATGCCGACAACGCGCTTGCCTGTCTCGTAGGCCATTTGGCCGCGTTCGCGATAGGGTGCTGGGATCGCCGAGCATCCGGGGAGCGACATGCCAAGTGCTTCGGCGAGCGCATTCATTGAGCTTGCCGTACCCATTGTGTTGCAGTGGCCGATGCTGGTCGCGGACGCGGCGACTTTTTCGATGAATTCCTCGTAGTCGATCTTGCCTGCGGCAAGTTCCGCCCGCGCGTTCCACACGACCATGCCGGAGCCGACAAGCTCGCCCTTGTAATAGCCATCGAGCATCGGCCCGCCCGAACTGACGATCGCCGGAATATCGACGGTCGCTGCCGCCATGAGGCACGCGGGCGTCGTCTTGTCGCACCCGGTCGTCAGCACCACGCCATCGATCGGGTAGCCATAAAGGACCTCGACGAGGGAAAGATACGCGAGGTTGCGGTCGAGAGACGCCGTCGGCCGTTTGCCCGTCTCCTGTATGGGGTGGCAGGGAAACTCGATGGGAATGCCGCCTGCATCACGCACACCGGCGCGCACGCGCTCAGCCAAGGCGATATGGTGACGATTGCAGGGCGAGAGGTCGCTACCCGTCTGCGCTATGCCGATGATGGGACGGCCGGAGCGCAACTCTTTCGGCGTCAAGCCGAAGTTGAGATAGCGTTCGATATAAAGCGCCGTCATTCCAGGGTTGTGAACATCGTCGAACCATTCCTGGCTTCGCAATCGGCTCTTCGAAGGCCCATCGGACATTGCTTTCCCCTTCCTCCCCTCGTCCTCCTCGTTCGGCCGCGGCGGAAATGAAAGTGCGCTCAGCGGCGGGTGCAACCCTAACACCTGATGCGCGCGAGGTGAAGCGAAGCCGACGGGAATCAACTGACATCGCGCCGTCCCCAATTAGGAAACATCGTCGGCTTGTCGATTGGCTTGCGCGATACTATTTCAAATGCCTCACGTCATCACCTCTCGCGCCACTTTCCATCAGCAAAGCGCCCTGGATCCCTAATCGCAGCAAGATTCAGTGAAATTTTTGGCACTGCAATTCCGTCTATAGCGTGCCAGGCGTTGACATTGGGGGCGTCGCCTCCAGGAGGGACCATGATTCCCGATAAGGCATATCTTGCTCATGAAAGGCACAATTCGGATTGGGCCGAACGGTTCGTCAAGGTGCGGAACGCGACGGACGCTCTCGCGAGAAATCTGCTGCCGGAAGATCAGACGATTCAGTCGATGCCGGATGTCAGTCCAACGAAGTGGCATCGGGCTCACGTCACCTGGTTCTTCGAAACCTTTCTCCTCGTTCCCCATCTGCCGTCGTACCGGATTTTTGCGCCCGAGTTCGGCTACATCTTCAATTCCTACTACCAGGCCGTCGGTCCGCGGCATCCTCGACCGCAGCGCGGCCTGCTGTCGCGACCGAGTGTCGCCGAAATCACTTCCTATCGAAATTACGTGACCGAGGCGATGCTTCGGTTGATCGACGAAGCGGGGGAGGAGGCTTGCGAGACGCTCATGCCGCTCCTCGAGCTTGGCATCAACCACGAGGAGCAGCACCAAGAGCTTATCCTCATGGACATCAAGCACGTGTTCTCGGTCAACCCGCTACGGCCGGCCTACGCTGAAGGCCACGCGTCGCCGGGCGTCGAAATCAAGACAATCGCACTCGACTGGCAAGAGTTCCCGGGTGGGATTGCCGAAATCGGCCATAGAGGGCGCGGCAGCTTCGCATTCGACAACGAAACGCCCCGACACAAGGTCTGGCTCGAACCCTATCGGCTGGCCTGTCGCCTCGTGACGTGCGGCGAATACCTCGCCTTTATCGAGGACGGCGGCTATTGCCGTCCCGAGCTTTGGCTATCCGACGGTTGGGCTTCGGTCGAGGCACAAGGATGGCAAGCGCCACTTTATTGGGAGCGTGGGGGCGACGGTCAATGGTCGGTCTTCACGCTCACGGGATTGGGGCCGCTGGCTTTGGCGGAACCGGTCTGCCACGTGAGCTATTACGAAGCCGACGCATATGCGCGCTGGGCCGGCAAACGTCTCCCGACCGAA comes from Alphaproteobacteria bacterium and encodes:
- the ileS gene encoding isoleucine--tRNA ligase; the protein is MTGPNSAQASKKPYPEVDSNPNLPMLEEEILAFWKRERIFERSIELRPAKVGRNTNDFVFYDGPPFANGLPHYGHLVTGFVKDIVPRYQTMRGHRVERRFGWDCHGLPAELQSEKELGISGRPAILQYGIARFNDHCRKSVLQFTEEWQRYVTRQARWVDFEHDYKTLDLTYMESVMWAIKTLWEKGLIYEGHRVVAYSWAIQSPLSNFETRMDNSYRERQDPAVTVAFTLDPLPGEDKTTKVLAWTTTPWTLPSNLALAVGADIDYAVFEEGDVRYLIGAAAVEKYEKQLANAVRVGTIKGRELVGRTYRPLFPFFASTPNAFRVFAGDFVSVEDGTGVVHMAPGFGEDDLALCQANGIPVVVPVDATGKFTSEVPPYQGQLVFDANKQIIQDLKKMGVLVRHDTIVHNYPHCYRTDTPLIYRAINAWFLKVTEFRDRMVELNKGISWIPSHIRDGLFGNWLENARDWNISRNRFWGAPIPVWKSDDPRYPRMDVYGSLDEIERDFGVRPTDLHRPGIDALVRPNPDDPTGKSMMRRVEDVLDCWFESGSMPFAQVHYPFENKEWFESHFPGDFIVEYVGQTRGWFYTLMVLSTALFDRAPFRTCVCHGVVLDENRQKLSKRLRNYPDPIDVFNTHGADALRWYMVSSPLLAGGDLAMPKDGRAIGEVQRQVLKPIWNAYYFFSLYANADGIKAEARTDAQGVLDRYILAKTRVLVEDMQRRMDTYDIPGACELVTRFIDALNNWYIRRSRERFWRGEKDRDKIEAYNTLYAVLTALVRALAPLVPYLSEAIYRGLTGETSVHLADWPDVSRFPAERELVETMDTVREICSAALSIREANNLRVRLPLSELVVAMPKVDRLTPYRYLIEDEVNVKKAEFSADLSKFGTLELHVNPRIGARIGKAMKDVLAAAKSGAWAQNPDGTVTVADRVLSGDDFALRLRVPEGLAAQSLRGEGAVILNVTVTQPLKDEGLARDLVRLIQMTRKEAGLHISDRIELGIALPPEFAAAIEHHRKFICEETLALALKPAIDGEGDFRLEHELDGKAVTIGLRRVAA
- a CDS encoding helix-turn-helix transcriptional regulator, whose translation is MPRGIDLKERKKATSVDRHVGRRLRVRRTMLGMSQTELANSVNITFQQVQKYERGSNRIGASRLFQFAQVLAVPPGYFFEGLGTERRKARKNPVEERVWFKRETLELARAYARIGNTPMRELLLKLVRAAADNA
- a CDS encoding IlvD/Edd family dehydratase, producing the protein MSDGPSKSRLRSQEWFDDVHNPGMTALYIERYLNFGLTPKELRSGRPIIGIAQTGSDLSPCNRHHIALAERVRAGVRDAGGIPIEFPCHPIQETGKRPTASLDRNLAYLSLVEVLYGYPIDGVVLTTGCDKTTPACLMAAATVDIPAIVSSGGPMLDGYYKGELVGSGMVVWNARAELAAGKIDYEEFIEKVAASATSIGHCNTMGTASSMNALAEALGMSLPGCSAIPAPYRERGQMAYETGKRVVGMVHEDLRPSKILTRKAFENAIVAASALGASTNCPPHINAVARHMGVDLKVEDWDRIGYDIPLLVNMMPAGKHLGEGFHRAGGVPAVMRELLEAGKLHADALTVTGKGMGENVKNAAAGDRDVIRPYREPLKDKAGFVVLKGNLFESAIMKTSVIAPAFRKRFLERRGDEGAFEGVAIVFDGPEDYHARVNDPALPIDENAILFVRYCGPIGYPGAAEVVNMLPPDRLVKEGVTMLPCVGDGRQSGTSHSPSILNASPEAAIGGGLALLQTGDKVRIDLKKRRADMLISDDELARRRKAFKPPVLDNQTPWQEFFRKSVGQLQTGMCLDFAVEYQRIAETKGVPRHSH
- the egtB gene encoding ergothioneine biosynthesis protein EgtB; amino-acid sequence: MIPDKAYLAHERHNSDWAERFVKVRNATDALARNLLPEDQTIQSMPDVSPTKWHRAHVTWFFETFLLVPHLPSYRIFAPEFGYIFNSYYQAVGPRHPRPQRGLLSRPSVAEITSYRNYVTEAMLRLIDEAGEEACETLMPLLELGINHEEQHQELILMDIKHVFSVNPLRPAYAEGHASPGVEIKTIALDWQEFPGGIAEIGHRGRGSFAFDNETPRHKVWLEPYRLACRLVTCGEYLAFIEDGGYCRPELWLSDGWASVEAQGWQAPLYWERGGDGQWSVFTLTGLGPLALAEPVCHVSYYEADAYARWAGKRLPTESEWEQAALAADGGTKHGMLHPQPVLSRRAGLSQMFGEVWQWTSSSYSPYPGFRAPAGAIGEYNGKFMSGQMALRGSAAVTPPGHSRASYRNFFPPMARWAFSGIRLAEDM